The DNA window CATATTTTATCTCTCTCTCTGTAAATACCCTGTTTAAAAATCTCTCGCCGTATTTTTCTGTTAGTTCTTTTACTCTCTTTATCTCTTCTATATCAATACCGATGGATAATTCTGGCTTCATTGATCAATGTTTTCATATCTTTTACTGCATCTTTTAATCCTGTATATATCGAACGGCTAATGATGCTATGACCAATATGTAACTCCACTATCTCTCGTATGCTGGCTACGGGCTGAACATTAAGGTAGGTTAACCCATGTCCTGCATGCACCTCCAGTCCCATTTTTTCAGCAAGCGTGACACATCTTTTAATATTTTCTAATTCTCTTGTTTCTTCTTTTCCTCTTGCATTGGCATATCTGCCAGTATGTATTTCTATTCCATCCGCTCCTATATCTCTTGAAGCCTCAATTTGTTTCTCTTCGGGGTCTATAAATAGATTTACCTTTATGTCTTTTTCTTTTAGTTTTTTTATCACATTATGTATGATTTTTTTTGATTTTACCACATCTAATCCACCTTCCGTGGTTATCTCCTCTCTTCTTTCCGGCACCAGGGTTGCCTCATAAGGTTCAGCACTTAAAGCAAATTCTACGATATCTTCCAATATGCTCATCTCCAGATTCAGTGGCACCTTTATCGTTTCCTTTAAGAGTTTTATATCTCTTTCTTTTATATGTCTTCTGTCTTCTCTAAGGTGAACTGTTATACAATCTGCACCACCCAACTCTGCAAAAATGGCTGCCTGCACCGGATCGGGCTCTACAGTTTTTCTCATCTCTCTTATCGTCGCTATATGATCTAAGTTTACACCCAATTTCATTTCTTCCTCCAAAACTTCCTTGCATTATATAGCATAGATTGTGCTTATTGTGAAGTTTAAAACTTACTTACAAGTATCTTTGATGCTTGAAAGTAATTCTGGCACTTGACTTTCACATGCTTTACATGTTAAATTTGTAGAAAATTTGGGAGGTTATATGCCACAGCACAAATCAGCTGCAAAGCGAATGAGACAGAACAAAAAGAGATATTCCAGGAATAAGGCTTACCGCACTCGTTTAAAAAATGTAATCAAAACAGTGGAAGAGAAAATCAAAGGCAAAAACTTAGAAGAAGCACAAAAAGCGTTCCAGCAGGCGGAAAAAACCATTGGTCATATCACTTCTAAGGGAGTGATCCATAAGAATAGATCTGCCCGTCTTACATCCCGATTGGCAAGGTCTACCCGCAAGCTTTCTCCAGAAACATCGTCAGCTTAGGTAAAGGATAGGTATTTATAACATCTTTTGCCTCCACCCATCCTCTTTGTGCGGTGTAAATGCCGAATTTCATATAATCAAAGTTTTCTGGGTGATGTGTATCTGTAGCTATGGATAGTTTTATGCCTCTTCTTATTGCCTCTTTTACATAAATATCATTCAAATCCAATCTCATTATCTGGGCATTTATCTCCAAACATTTATTATGCTTCTTTGCCGTTTCAAATATTTTTTCCATATTTACCTTAT is part of the Deltaproteobacteria bacterium genome and encodes:
- a CDS encoding pyridoxine 5'-phosphate synthase, with translation MKLGVNLDHIATIREMRKTVEPDPVQAAIFAELGGADCITVHLREDRRHIKERDIKLLKETIKVPLNLEMSILEDIVEFALSAEPYEATLVPERREEITTEGGLDVVKSKKIIHNVIKKLKEKDIKVNLFIDPEEKQIEASRDIGADGIEIHTGRYANARGKEETRELENIKRCVTLAEKMGLEVHAGHGLTYLNVQPVASIREIVELHIGHSIISRSIYTGLKDAVKDMKTLINEARIIHRY
- the rpsT gene encoding 30S ribosomal protein S20, whose protein sequence is MPQHKSAAKRMRQNKKRYSRNKAYRTRLKNVIKTVEEKIKGKNLEEAQKAFQQAEKTIGHITSKGVIHKNRSARLTSRLARSTRKLSPETSSA